The following are from one region of the Halobacteriovorax vibrionivorans genome:
- a CDS encoding enolase C-terminal domain-like protein, producing the protein MEWAIDTQLVTLTKPWKISGAEVNAKQIIYVTLKNGQYIGRGEVSYGSKEDIDVDSLRLELDEFARDYENHSVVQFNELNLYLDQYDFQTPRLRLGIETAFLDYLVRATDLSPWKILGTNTVKSVSSLESLPVFSTLEEGEKLVKEAQTDGVLKLKITKETFPTQVELINTSARTFVLDANESYEADAELVLEHLALIKGDNVLFIEQPLYRSEFGGYRKLKEESPIDIFLDEGIEDHRYLDSFKDLCHGVVLKVSKANSLMKCFSQLQQAKKLELKTMLGCMVESTVGISSLFNIAYGFDYYDFDGFTKIKDESDPQVIWENGKVFLSNMN; encoded by the coding sequence ATGGAATGGGCAATAGATACTCAACTCGTAACACTAACAAAACCTTGGAAGATTTCAGGGGCAGAAGTTAATGCAAAACAAATTATTTATGTCACATTGAAAAATGGGCAATACATTGGTCGAGGTGAAGTTAGCTATGGATCTAAAGAAGACATAGATGTGGATTCATTAAGATTAGAACTTGATGAATTTGCTCGTGATTATGAAAATCACAGTGTTGTTCAATTTAATGAATTAAACCTATATTTAGATCAGTACGACTTTCAAACGCCTAGACTTAGACTAGGAATTGAAACGGCCTTTCTTGATTATCTTGTTAGGGCCACTGACTTATCTCCTTGGAAGATTCTAGGAACAAATACTGTAAAAAGTGTTAGCTCACTTGAGTCATTGCCTGTTTTTTCAACTCTTGAAGAAGGCGAGAAGCTTGTAAAAGAAGCACAAACAGATGGTGTATTAAAACTTAAAATAACTAAAGAAACTTTTCCTACGCAAGTCGAGTTAATAAATACGTCTGCTAGAACTTTTGTTCTTGATGCAAATGAATCTTATGAAGCTGATGCAGAGCTTGTTTTAGAACATCTTGCTTTAATTAAAGGGGATAATGTCCTCTTTATTGAGCAACCGCTGTATCGCTCTGAATTTGGTGGCTATCGTAAGCTAAAAGAGGAATCTCCAATTGATATCTTTTTAGATGAAGGAATTGAAGATCATCGCTATCTCGATTCATTTAAGGACCTATGTCATGGTGTTGTCTTAAAGGTTTCAAAGGCAAATAGCCTTATGAAGTGCTTTTCTCAACTGCAACAAGCAAAGAAGCTAGAGCTTAAAACGATGCTTGGCTGTATGGTAGAGTCAACTGTTGGAATTTCATCGTTATTCAATATTGCCTATGGTTTTGATTACTATGATTTTGATGGTTTCACTAAAATTAAAGATGAGTCAGATCCTCAGGTAATTTGGGAAAATGGAAAAGTCTTTTTGTCTAATATGAATTAA
- a CDS encoding type IV pilus twitching motility protein PilT, whose protein sequence is MGFEFSHFKSLVNVAIDNNASDIHIRAEETPCFRINGDMVSVKSNKTLTTESVLDILRLLTKDNKQIGNLEDIKDLDGAVDFEDICRLRFNYFRYNNKNGIVLRVVKKEIPSFKELGLSDSLKQIIRAKRGLILVTGATGSGKSTTLASMIDYINSKRAKHIITIEDPIEFIHTQKKSRITQREVGIDTENFEDGLKFALRQDPDIILLGELRDQKSVEIALKAAETGHLVLATVHTTDAISTISRIISMFSSDEQTEARKRLSDALYSTISQRMIKSKKSPNGVRVAQEIMVTGPGVKECIRGDEPIDRILSIIENGGTNSGDIPCESFDQAIFTLLERGYITEEDASKEVRSAGDFMRKLMLTK, encoded by the coding sequence ATGGGTTTTGAATTCTCTCATTTTAAATCACTAGTAAATGTGGCAATTGATAATAATGCCAGTGATATTCATATCCGTGCTGAAGAGACGCCTTGTTTTCGAATTAATGGCGATATGGTTTCAGTAAAGTCCAATAAGACTTTAACAACAGAAAGTGTTCTCGACATTCTAAGACTACTTACAAAAGATAATAAACAAATTGGAAATCTTGAAGATATAAAAGATCTTGATGGTGCAGTGGACTTTGAAGACATATGTCGATTGCGCTTTAATTACTTTCGCTACAATAATAAAAATGGAATCGTTTTACGAGTTGTAAAAAAAGAAATTCCATCATTTAAAGAACTAGGACTTAGTGATTCTTTAAAACAAATTATAAGGGCCAAGCGAGGCCTAATTTTAGTAACTGGTGCAACAGGATCCGGTAAATCTACAACCCTGGCCAGTATGATTGATTATATTAATTCAAAAAGGGCCAAACATATCATTACCATTGAAGACCCAATTGAATTTATCCATACTCAAAAAAAGTCTCGTATTACTCAAAGAGAAGTTGGAATCGACACAGAAAACTTTGAAGACGGTTTAAAATTTGCTCTCAGACAGGATCCAGATATTATCTTACTTGGTGAACTCAGGGATCAAAAGTCTGTTGAGATTGCTCTTAAGGCAGCTGAAACTGGACATCTCGTTCTAGCAACTGTTCACACGACAGATGCCATCTCAACAATAAGTCGTATTATTTCAATGTTCTCATCAGATGAGCAAACAGAGGCAAGAAAGCGCCTATCTGACGCTCTTTATTCAACGATTTCACAGAGAATGATTAAATCAAAAAAATCACCAAATGGTGTGCGTGTTGCTCAAGAAATTATGGTAACAGGACCAGGTGTAAAAGAATGTATTCGAGGCGATGAACCAATTGACCGAATTCTATCAATTATTGAAAATGGTGGAACAAACTCTGGTGACATTCCTTGTGAAAGTTTTGATCAAGCAATCTTCACTCTTTTGGAGCGTGGATATATCACTGAAGAAGATGCATCTAAAGAGGTTCGAAGCGCCGGTGACTTTATGAGAAAACTTATGCTTACAAAATAA
- a CDS encoding J domain-containing protein, which translates to MLPKIISNITLAFIAIVVLYTLAPLFKDILDSIFNSNRPKKKSHSKEEFDEMVKRKIERMSMSGGAQGVKGQPGQGPKERSFLSYFKEKDLFSSPEDEQFFEGMNSSMQWGDFQEAKKILNQIENDFEIIDKSASEGINQFIKSIYNKETLLSLKKLNGGKIDKQSFLSLASTLFVFRHINQIKSKRFADQNQLLLILNLAAIKDTKAKIKLIESYISAEAIDSIKESPILYRDLISGLNKTFDQLYPLLPLKTEKLEKEFNNLSESDRKKKYKKLVQIYHPDKWHGDLKSQAIDDRLRENFNLIQKLYK; encoded by the coding sequence ATGTTACCAAAAATAATTTCAAATATCACACTAGCATTTATTGCCATTGTTGTCCTATATACCCTGGCCCCACTTTTTAAAGATATTCTTGATAGTATCTTTAATTCAAATAGACCAAAAAAGAAGTCACATTCAAAAGAAGAATTTGATGAAATGGTTAAAAGAAAGATCGAAAGAATGTCCATGTCAGGTGGAGCACAAGGAGTTAAAGGACAACCAGGACAAGGCCCAAAGGAGAGATCATTCCTTTCATATTTTAAAGAAAAAGACTTATTTTCTTCACCAGAAGATGAGCAGTTCTTTGAGGGAATGAATTCTTCAATGCAATGGGGTGATTTTCAAGAAGCAAAGAAAATACTAAATCAAATTGAAAATGACTTTGAAATAATTGATAAAAGCGCAAGCGAAGGAATAAATCAATTTATCAAATCAATATATAATAAAGAAACTCTACTATCATTGAAAAAGTTAAATGGTGGAAAAATAGACAAACAAAGCTTTCTAAGCCTAGCATCAACTTTATTTGTTTTCAGGCATATTAATCAAATAAAGAGTAAGCGCTTTGCTGATCAAAACCAATTGCTTCTTATATTGAATTTAGCTGCAATCAAAGACACAAAGGCCAAGATCAAGTTAATAGAGAGTTATATCAGCGCTGAAGCAATCGATTCCATAAAAGAGTCCCCTATTTTGTACAGGGATTTGATTAGTGGCCTAAATAAAACGTTTGATCAATTATATCCACTACTTCCTCTAAAAACTGAGAAATTAGAAAAGGAATTTAATAATCTTAGTGAGAGTGACCGAAAAAAGAAATATAAGAAATTAGTGCAGATCTATCATCCAGATAAATGGCATGGAGATTTAAAATCACAGGCCATCGACGATAGGCTTAGAGAAAATTTTAATTTAATTCAAAAGCTTTATAAGTAA
- a CDS encoding amidohydrolase family protein, whose amino-acid sequence MQKKKEQIISSIEKELIKIISETNGISLSDTLELLAHSPSIRDNQLLEKPVLEFMKLLSSFQIDEVDIETVLNHPVSDAVFNFFKKFPLPYYEEHIHLTGSLNAEFIYPRLKKLLNGKNKAIYEKRIKAVYGKDAIPIESVEDVDNLIRLKEGEQFATYLRILFLAKLILTNKKAHKDAAYHMAKELYENYNVGSIRLKFTLSRASKMDSEQIPGIKEVTEEDVVLGLYEGFKKFQQEVPSFKFILSPSFRKELNFFDNDNFKTKKDHFEHQVDALLELLEKYPYLKENLVEIDTVGDEKALYRKAHFKELKSGLRKLQYRGLKIRSHHGETWLTLKKGIQSVDNAMNIWHIDTLEHGLSLGINPNYYYHRLFQRIIEVNSKHQPIDAKSIQGLELEEMEWEQDAAHVKEKLLKGELLSEEDITLFLKTKFHNAREVEHYQHDILNRIIQKRVSLVALPSSNLKLTGAFPDFKDHPFSWWEKKGVNLGVGTDNYITLSTDFIREMLILLYSDANNLKITKLLMLTTKETRRPYISNLLWEMRKRYAS is encoded by the coding sequence ATGCAAAAGAAAAAAGAACAGATTATTAGCAGTATTGAAAAAGAGCTCATCAAGATTATCAGTGAGACAAATGGAATCTCATTAAGTGATACTCTTGAGCTATTGGCTCACTCTCCAAGTATTCGCGATAATCAGTTACTGGAAAAACCAGTTTTGGAATTTATGAAGCTTCTTTCTTCTTTTCAAATTGACGAAGTTGATATTGAAACAGTTTTGAATCATCCGGTATCTGATGCTGTCTTTAACTTCTTTAAAAAATTTCCACTGCCATATTATGAAGAACATATCCACTTAACAGGATCACTCAATGCAGAGTTCATATATCCTCGATTGAAAAAACTATTAAACGGTAAAAATAAGGCCATTTATGAAAAGAGGATTAAGGCCGTTTATGGAAAAGATGCTATCCCAATTGAGAGTGTTGAAGACGTTGATAATCTCATACGCCTAAAAGAAGGCGAGCAATTTGCGACATATTTAAGAATCCTATTTCTTGCAAAACTCATTCTAACAAATAAGAAGGCACATAAAGATGCTGCCTATCACATGGCAAAAGAACTTTATGAAAATTATAATGTGGGAAGTATTCGACTTAAATTCACGCTTTCTCGTGCCTCAAAAATGGACTCAGAACAAATTCCAGGCATTAAAGAAGTAACAGAAGAGGATGTTGTTCTAGGACTTTATGAGGGCTTTAAGAAATTTCAACAAGAGGTTCCAAGCTTTAAATTTATCCTCTCACCTTCGTTTAGAAAGGAATTAAATTTCTTTGATAATGATAATTTTAAAACAAAGAAAGATCACTTTGAGCATCAAGTTGACGCCCTACTTGAGCTTTTAGAAAAGTATCCATACTTAAAAGAAAACTTAGTTGAAATTGATACCGTTGGTGATGAGAAGGCCCTTTATAGAAAGGCGCATTTCAAAGAGCTTAAAAGTGGTTTAAGAAAGCTACAATATCGTGGACTAAAGATTCGTTCTCACCATGGGGAGACATGGCTAACTCTTAAAAAAGGTATCCAGTCCGTTGATAATGCGATGAATATTTGGCATATCGATACACTTGAGCATGGACTAAGTCTTGGGATCAATCCTAATTACTACTATCATAGACTCTTTCAACGAATCATAGAGGTTAATAGCAAGCATCAGCCAATTGATGCGAAATCAATTCAAGGATTAGAACTTGAAGAGATGGAATGGGAACAAGATGCGGCCCATGTAAAAGAGAAGCTTTTAAAAGGAGAGCTTTTAAGTGAAGAAGATATCACGCTATTTTTAAAAACTAAATTTCATAACGCTCGTGAAGTTGAGCACTATCAACATGATATTCTAAACCGAATTATTCAAAAACGAGTCTCTCTCGTTGCACTTCCCTCTTCAAACTTAAAGCTTACTGGAGCTTTTCCAGATTTTAAGGACCACCCATTTTCTTGGTGGGAGAAGAAAGGTGTAAACTTAGGTGTTGGAACAGATAATTACATAACCTTATCCACTGACTTCATTAGAGAGATGCTTATTCTTCTCTACTCTGATGCAAATAACCTAAAAATCACCAAGCTTCTGATGCTCACAACAAAAGAGACCAGAAGGCCTTATATTAGTAACCTCCTGTGGGAGATGAGAAAAAGGTACGCTAGCTAA